A DNA window from Trypanosoma brucei brucei TREU927 chromosome 10, whole genome shotgun sequence contains the following coding sequences:
- a CDS encoding kinetoplast DNA-associated protein, putative has product MLRVSRLSLAIGTYSLFMKEQKNNPALKGLPVAKRGQATAKLYRELSVTEREELAKRAKAAPSATRKKSVPKTKGKEKVTGGGGKRKASEYTEFVKSNISKYSNLPQRERMTAVAKLWKQQKQMRSK; this is encoded by the coding sequence ATGCTTCGTGTTTCTCGATTATCCCTTGCCATTGGCACGTACAGCCTGTTCATGAAGGAGCAAAAGAATAATCCCGCATTGAAGGGACTCCCCGTAGCAAAGCGGGGTCAGGCAACGGCTAAGTTATATCGAGAGCTTTCTGTCACTGAGCGTGAGGAATTGGCAAAGCGTGCCAAAGCTGCTCCGTCTGCAACGAGGAAAAAATCGGTaccgaaaacaaaaggtaaagaaaaggttACAGGAGGGGGAGGCAAACGTAAGGCATCGGAGTACACCGAATTTGTGAAGTCCAACATATCCAAATACAGTAATCTTCCACAACGGGAGCGCATGACTGCCGTAGCAAAGCTGTGgaaacagcagaaacagaTGCGAAGTAAGTGA
- a CDS encoding kinetoplast DNA-associated protein, putative, producing the protein MLAGRYCLTTHDAPTRHIEWLPLYFHSRHYLLSFFLFSFLFFFPCVVCVCQTEKGNKAPAMLRVSRLSLAIGTYSLFMKEQKNNPALKGLPVAKRGQATAKLYRELSVTEREELAKRAKAAPSATRKKSVPKTKGKEKVTGGGGKRKASEYTEFVKSNISKYSNLPQRERMTAVAKLWKQQKQMRK; encoded by the coding sequence ATGCTTGCAGGCCGCTACTGCTTGACGACCCATGATGCTCCCACAAGGCATATAGAGTGGTTGCCCTTATATTTCCATTCCCGTCACtatcttctctctttttttcttttttctttcctttttttctttccctgtgttgtgtgtgtgtgtcaaacagaaaaaggaaacaaagctCCGGCAATGCTTCGTGTTTCTCGATTATCCCTTGCCATTGGCACGTACAGCCTGTTCATGAAGGAGCAAAAGAATAATCCCGCATTGAAGGGACTCCCCGTAGCAAAGCGGGGTCAGGCAACGGCTAAGTTATATCGAGAGCTTTCTGTCACTGAGCGTGAGGAATTGGCAAAGCGTGCCAAAGCTGCTCCGTCTGCAACGAGGAAAAAATCGGTaccgaaaacaaaaggtaaagaaaaggttACAGGAGGGGGAGGCAAACGTAAGGCATCGGAGTACACCGAATTTGTGAAGTCCAACATATCCAAATACAGTAATCTTCCACAACGGGAGCGCATGACTGCCGTAGCAAAGCTGTGgaaacagcagaaacagaTGCGAAAGTAG